A single window of Phycisphaerae bacterium DNA harbors:
- a CDS encoding tetratricopeptide repeat protein: protein MTPERQHRVKDLFETARARPPREQVQFLEASCADDPSIHQEVSSLLSAYQKSQSLEPPAPDSSGAGLPVDDPLIGRQIGPYRLVRILGYGGMGTVYEAMQDEPKRQVAIKVVRGQGYVDQSVIRLFRREVQALAMLNHPHIASLYESGRTEDDRHYFAMELVPGKALIDFARKNGLSTERKLELFVTICDAIAYAHQRGVIHRDIKPSNLLVTENGLAKVLDFGLAKITDSDVALTTLSTDAAKIQGTLAYMSPEQARGASDQIDLRSDIYSLGVVLYELLTDQLPYEVRTAPLPHAVRLICEEAPRRPSTIHRALRGDLETIVLKALEKEPAQRYQSVNELKEDIRRFTTGQPVLAHPPSGLYQLRKLVIRHPLPAALTTVIFLLLGGFGISMSLLYGRSQKNLVRALDAEKHAAEKAKTAQRVSSFLVALFESANPEIGKGKDYTVREMLDKAAARIRSELKDEKLVQADLMNTIGIAYTALDLWDSALPLLNEALATERSLHGDDHPDIAWTLRNIAWTRFLRTANATEAEPMMMQAVEMYRRTRTGDTPEFAFALADLGWILVLQKKHEMAEPLLRQSLAIRRKVFGEKHSETLASMGALSGLLFYKKDYEGAEHLARKVAEASAEIDGPDHPKHGIYLLNLGSVLMKMENYQKAESEFHDALRIARNSYGRQVRVASYLASLGMAILRQGRFDDSEPYFREALEIAPERFPDPAHGLGLVRMSKGDYAGGAEWLEKAMALTRPSIGDRLDITRSLTTCLIKLNRFENAERILHDCLDHSVGTGTDSDAERERIGLLLDEVFRAWGKPEKAAEWRAKFATLQTTTQPASAQR from the coding sequence ATGACGCCGGAACGCCAACATCGCGTGAAGGACTTGTTCGAAACGGCTCGTGCCCGGCCACCGCGCGAACAGGTGCAATTTCTGGAGGCCTCCTGCGCGGATGATCCGTCGATCCACCAGGAAGTGTCGTCGCTCCTCTCGGCCTATCAAAAGAGTCAGTCCCTCGAGCCCCCCGCTCCCGATTCATCAGGTGCCGGTCTGCCCGTCGACGACCCGCTGATCGGCAGACAAATCGGGCCTTACCGACTCGTGCGCATCCTCGGCTACGGCGGAATGGGCACGGTCTACGAGGCCATGCAGGATGAACCGAAGCGACAGGTCGCGATCAAGGTCGTTCGCGGACAGGGCTATGTCGATCAAAGCGTCATTCGACTGTTCCGCCGCGAAGTGCAGGCCCTGGCAATGCTCAATCATCCCCATATCGCATCGCTCTACGAATCGGGTCGCACCGAGGACGACCGCCACTATTTCGCCATGGAGCTGGTGCCGGGCAAGGCGCTCATTGATTTCGCGCGAAAGAACGGGTTGTCCACGGAGCGCAAGCTTGAATTGTTCGTCACTATTTGCGACGCGATTGCCTATGCGCACCAGCGAGGCGTAATTCACCGCGACATCAAGCCGTCGAATTTGTTGGTCACGGAGAACGGGCTGGCCAAGGTTTTGGACTTCGGCCTGGCAAAGATCACGGATTCGGACGTCGCGCTCACCACATTGAGCACGGACGCCGCCAAAATCCAAGGCACACTTGCGTATATGAGTCCCGAGCAGGCGCGCGGTGCAAGCGATCAAATCGACTTGCGCAGTGACATCTACTCCTTGGGCGTCGTCTTATACGAGCTGCTGACCGACCAGTTGCCCTACGAGGTGCGGACGGCGCCCCTGCCGCACGCCGTCCGCCTCATTTGCGAGGAGGCCCCGCGCCGGCCGAGTACGATTCACCGCGCCCTCCGGGGTGATTTGGAGACCATCGTTCTCAAGGCCCTCGAAAAAGAGCCGGCGCAGCGTTATCAATCGGTCAACGAATTGAAGGAAGATATTCGACGCTTCACCACAGGTCAGCCCGTCCTCGCACATCCACCGAGCGGACTCTACCAGCTGCGAAAACTTGTGATTCGCCATCCGCTTCCCGCCGCACTCACAACGGTCATCTTCCTGTTGCTGGGTGGTTTCGGCATTTCGATGAGTCTGCTCTACGGTCGTTCGCAAAAAAACCTGGTGCGTGCGCTGGATGCCGAAAAACACGCCGCCGAGAAGGCGAAAACCGCTCAACGTGTATCTTCATTTCTCGTCGCCCTTTTTGAATCCGCCAACCCCGAAATCGGAAAGGGGAAAGACTACACGGTGCGTGAAATGTTGGACAAGGCTGCCGCAAGGATACGAAGCGAGTTGAAGGATGAAAAGCTCGTCCAGGCCGACCTCATGAACACGATCGGCATAGCCTACACCGCTCTGGATCTCTGGGATTCCGCTTTGCCGCTTCTGAATGAAGCACTTGCGACGGAGCGATCCCTCCACGGCGATGACCATCCGGATATCGCGTGGACCCTGCGGAATATTGCATGGACCCGGTTTCTGCGGACGGCAAATGCCACCGAGGCCGAACCCATGATGATGCAGGCGGTGGAGATGTATCGCCGTACGCGAACTGGGGACACTCCTGAATTCGCGTTCGCGCTGGCCGATCTTGGATGGATCCTCGTCCTTCAAAAGAAACATGAGATGGCCGAGCCGCTTCTTCGACAATCTCTGGCCATTCGCCGAAAAGTTTTCGGCGAAAAGCACAGCGAAACGCTTGCCAGCATGGGGGCCTTGTCGGGACTGCTCTTTTACAAAAAGGATTATGAGGGAGCTGAGCATTTGGCGAGGAAAGTGGCGGAAGCCTCCGCGGAGATCGACGGACCCGATCACCCCAAACATGGTATCTACTTGCTCAATCTGGGTTCGGTGCTGATGAAAATGGAAAACTATCAGAAAGCCGAATCGGAATTCCACGACGCACTTAGGATCGCTCGCAATTCCTATGGCCGACAGGTGCGAGTCGCCAGCTACCTTGCAAGCCTTGGAATGGCAATTCTCCGGCAGGGGCGATTTGACGATTCCGAACCCTACTTCAGAGAGGCGCTGGAAATCGCGCCAGAAAGGTTTCCTGATCCGGCCCACGGCCTTGGCCTCGTCCGCATGTCCAAAGGCGATTATGCGGGCGGCGCTGAATGGCTTGAGAAGGCGATGGCATTAACTCGACCGAGTATCGGGGATCGACTAGACATCACGCGTTCACTTACCACTTGTCTCATCAAGCTCAATCGTTTTGAAAATGCCGAACGGATACTTCACGACTGTCTCGATCATTCCGTTGGGACGGGAACGGACAGCGATGCGGAGCGCGAGCGAATTGGTCTGCTGCTAGATGAGGTTTTCCGAGCCTGGGGCAAGCCCGAAAAGGCCGCCGAATGGCGCGCCAAGTTTGCAACATTGCAAACAACCACGCAGCCGGCGTCTGCTCAACGATAG
- a CDS encoding cation diffusion facilitator family transporter, with the protein MRTTLIGIGVNALLALTKGAAGYFGHSYALIADAIESASDILSSLVIWIGLRMAGKPPDDNHPYGHGKFEPIAAAVVALTLLAAAVVIAVESVHEIVTPHHAPAPFTLAVLVLVVVTKETLFRFVVKVGADVRSTAVKTDAWHHRSDAITSAAAFVGILVALIGGSGYESADDFAALVASGIIAVNAVRLLRPALAELLDTAPPKEFERGVLHSAANVDGVLGTHHCRVRKLGFDLFVDLHVEVNAMSTVAEGHRIAHAVKDRIRLDNPSITDVLIHVEPATLPSRTCTTVHESPPAKT; encoded by the coding sequence ATGCGCACCACCCTGATTGGCATTGGCGTGAACGCCCTCCTCGCCCTTACCAAGGGCGCGGCGGGTTACTTCGGTCACTCGTATGCCTTGATCGCCGACGCCATCGAGTCAGCCTCGGACATCTTGAGCTCTCTGGTAATCTGGATCGGTTTGCGGATGGCGGGCAAGCCTCCCGATGACAACCACCCCTACGGTCATGGAAAGTTCGAGCCGATCGCTGCGGCTGTCGTCGCCCTGACTCTTCTGGCCGCGGCAGTAGTCATCGCGGTCGAGAGCGTTCACGAGATTGTCACCCCGCATCACGCCCCGGCTCCTTTTACCCTGGCGGTTCTCGTGTTGGTCGTAGTAACAAAGGAAACGCTGTTCCGGTTCGTGGTCAAGGTGGGAGCGGACGTGAGAAGCACGGCTGTCAAAACGGATGCTTGGCACCACCGCAGCGACGCCATCACATCCGCGGCGGCGTTTGTTGGAATTCTTGTCGCGCTGATCGGCGGCTCAGGCTATGAGAGCGCGGACGACTTCGCCGCGCTCGTCGCATCGGGGATTATTGCTGTCAACGCCGTCAGGTTGTTGCGACCCGCGTTGGCAGAGCTGCTGGATACCGCACCACCCAAGGAATTTGAAAGAGGTGTCCTTCATTCAGCGGCAAACGTAGACGGCGTACTCGGTACGCACCATTGTCGCGTGCGTAAGCTCGGGTTCGACCTTTTCGTTGATCTCCACGTCGAGGTAAATGCAATGAGCACGGTCGCGGAAGGGCACCGCATCGCACATGCCGTGAAAGACCGAATTCGGCTGGACAATCCGTCTATTACCGATGTACTGATCCACGTGGAGCCCGCGACCTTGCCTTCGCGAACCTGTACGACGGTGCACGAGTCCCCGCCAGCAAAGACATGA
- a CDS encoding dockerin type I repeat-containing protein — protein MHVRFISTIWVFVALSAGTSRAEPQYSWRYYRPGNTGIQGDFNEALWIAPDGDPYIGGYDPSFEEGGFAKFIQAENRWVNYSNVDYPIIGHPDDTGCTRARDIVPEMGGRLWIGTWRGALSFDPTVGATSLMRHGPGNSGLSADFVWDIDRAPDGTMWFANNGSARYDPATNTWTRWDNMGNVFIAAQPKPTGGYLIWSSSRAPTRDYTFVFDSDTEQWTIISVAYPFDKPNEVVGMPGKDCVDETGNFWALRSTSPGDFDSLDYRQPDGFWVTPPEPFYGVTFDIWAFKAYGDRRALLVDGNGTVWQFDGSTWGNLGQWRPGAYTYSADIDAAGNVWVCGSGGAARRNAQTGQWQRYRITNTANFDSFNRDLAIDPVNNYVYTGANAGSGIGGMVRFDGTRWTAWNQLTYGIGYDWPFPNDYCETLAYQPSNGRIAVSPLEWLYGIHEWTGSGFNPLLPSGGAVRMCEDSQGRLWALGEYYSLSYLDTRGWNSVPIIAWGSKIQRDPERPGTVWAATGHEIVRTDGVYRFSRNIEEFPELPASSATFSGLAAAPGGIAWIGAWVQFSDGTGSALIRIDSNVGTYQMLRFEEGWPLPGQAVQPLAVTPDGRLWMQYDSDYLTAQRGLCWYDGTNVGVFPAPPGGEPQWGGLPHAAIDDLEVRVIPGGYELWMSCVSRGLAVLTVLNTVPAPGDINGDGVVNDADLTIFVAVLLGVDKNPTHLARSDLTGDGTANGADAQIFVHQMLMP, from the coding sequence ATGCATGTTCGATTTATCAGCACGATCTGGGTTTTCGTAGCCCTCTCCGCCGGGACCAGTCGCGCCGAACCTCAGTATTCGTGGCGATACTACCGGCCGGGCAACACGGGCATCCAGGGAGACTTCAACGAAGCGCTCTGGATTGCGCCGGACGGGGATCCCTACATCGGCGGCTACGATCCGTCCTTCGAGGAAGGCGGGTTTGCGAAGTTCATCCAGGCGGAGAACCGTTGGGTCAACTACTCCAACGTCGACTATCCGATCATCGGCCATCCCGATGATACAGGGTGCACGCGCGCGAGAGACATCGTCCCCGAAATGGGCGGAAGGCTCTGGATCGGGACTTGGCGGGGAGCGTTGTCGTTCGACCCGACCGTCGGCGCGACCTCGCTCATGCGCCATGGTCCGGGCAACTCCGGGCTCAGCGCCGATTTCGTTTGGGACATCGACCGGGCTCCGGATGGTACGATGTGGTTCGCGAACAACGGAAGTGCTCGATACGACCCGGCGACCAACACCTGGACGCGCTGGGACAACATGGGGAACGTGTTCATCGCCGCGCAGCCCAAGCCGACAGGCGGGTACTTGATCTGGTCCTCGTCAAGAGCGCCGACCCGGGATTACACCTTCGTTTTCGACAGCGACACGGAGCAATGGACCATAATTTCCGTCGCGTACCCCTTCGACAAGCCCAATGAAGTGGTTGGGATGCCGGGAAAGGATTGCGTCGACGAGACCGGGAACTTCTGGGCCCTGCGGAGCACGAGCCCCGGCGACTTTGACAGCCTGGATTACCGCCAGCCGGACGGCTTTTGGGTCACGCCCCCTGAGCCTTTCTACGGGGTAACGTTCGACATCTGGGCCTTCAAGGCCTACGGGGATCGCCGGGCGCTGCTCGTCGACGGCAATGGAACGGTCTGGCAGTTCGACGGCTCAACTTGGGGAAACCTGGGGCAGTGGCGTCCCGGTGCTTACACATACTCCGCCGACATCGATGCAGCGGGCAACGTGTGGGTGTGCGGGAGCGGGGGCGCCGCAAGGCGGAACGCGCAGACCGGGCAGTGGCAGCGTTATCGCATTACCAACACGGCAAACTTTGACAGTTTCAACCGCGACCTCGCCATCGACCCCGTCAACAACTACGTTTATACGGGTGCCAATGCCGGCTCCGGCATCGGCGGAATGGTCCGCTTCGATGGGACGCGCTGGACCGCGTGGAATCAGCTCACGTACGGAATCGGGTACGACTGGCCGTTCCCCAACGACTATTGCGAGACCCTCGCCTATCAGCCCTCGAACGGCCGGATTGCGGTCTCTCCGCTCGAGTGGCTTTACGGAATTCACGAGTGGACCGGCTCGGGGTTCAACCCGCTGCTCCCATCCGGCGGCGCGGTGCGCATGTGCGAGGACTCGCAGGGCCGGCTGTGGGCCCTTGGAGAGTATTACAGCCTCAGCTACCTCGATACGCGCGGCTGGAACTCCGTGCCGATCATAGCATGGGGCAGCAAAATCCAGCGTGATCCCGAACGTCCGGGTACCGTCTGGGCCGCGACCGGACACGAGATCGTCCGCACCGACGGTGTGTACCGCTTCTCCCGCAACATCGAAGAATTCCCCGAGCTCCCCGCGTCAAGCGCCACGTTCTCCGGCTTGGCCGCCGCTCCCGGCGGCATTGCATGGATCGGAGCCTGGGTTCAGTTCAGTGATGGCACAGGCAGTGCGCTCATCCGCATCGACTCCAATGTCGGTACCTACCAGATGCTGCGTTTCGAGGAGGGCTGGCCGCTCCCGGGTCAGGCCGTGCAGCCATTGGCCGTCACGCCCGACGGACGGCTGTGGATGCAATACGACAGCGATTACCTGACAGCCCAGCGTGGTTTGTGCTGGTACGACGGCACCAACGTCGGGGTCTTCCCCGCGCCGCCCGGCGGCGAACCGCAGTGGGGCGGCCTGCCGCACGCTGCAATCGACGATCTGGAAGTTCGAGTCATACCCGGCGGATATGAATTGTGGATGAGCTGCGTGAGTCGCGGACTCGCCGTCCTGACCGTTCTGAACACCGTCCCAGCACCCGGCGACATCAATGGTGACGGGGTCGTAAACGACGCAGACCTGACGATTTTCGTAGCAGTCTTACTCGGCGTCGACAAGAATCCGACGCATTTGGCGCGTAGCGACTTGACGGGTGACGGAACAGCGAACGGCGCCGACGCGCAGATATTTGTCCACCAGATGCTCATGCCGTGA
- a CDS encoding PKD domain-containing protein, whose translation MSAAAGDQSAPAIARGGDVLLAVWSDARANVTGGYEGETSRDIYGARLDTDGNLLDTVPIAIAAGKSSQENPKVAWNGTHWLVVFESWDLNGTGYYYQKSMEAVRVAPSGQVLDSTPIKLYGLTPSGGSYWALASDGTNWVVVNQGSSSSGNIFAVRISPAGVLLDQPTHTLVEATYYGRSNLKLAYSSGVFILTFNDEYVNGTDNTKAVRFDSNLNKLDGAMIPLLSTPLSDIAANDTGFYIVWNRQEPNFSVIVAGSRLSTAGQTLDGNGVNLSGTKQPYAYASTAVAWDGVNWRVTWGEYSTTWVARVNAAGQVLDPGSVAVPGIQTGPTAGTGQGGVQLAWTEYANNNNDVYSAAITPSSTVGSASTLSVGTPRQQRSDMATNGAGFMLVYFSATANQNRVLAQPLDANGEPLIAAPIQLDSGSPASGPSYANVAWNGSCYLAAWGNPSGIVGQRLLPDGAKIDAAPFVVMSAASKAFGSADVAALGGDFLVVGRKIGINAQYIFPVGARVRGSDGAVLDAAPLVLGGSYVGRVPAVVALGGRWLAAWHQNSTHDNPYANTMGAFVDSNGSATPAFTIHTSFSTAGGNGIFELALASSGTVAMMVQSQELSSGVETDLLARLINADGTVQPTINLTPWVGNQYKPRAAWDGTNFIVAYQDQKNRLADWTLDQLDARSDLFAMRITPTGAILDPQGFVFSASPTGETDPNIAALNGVSLLTGSVVTNDSVHANYRVIYEQFGVGGNKWPVAVTTANPTGGDVPIDVAFSSAGSDDPDGAIASYLWDFGDGASSTQASPTHTYLVAGPYAAKLTVTDNGGASTTQTVLVKVVAPNQLPVAVATADRYAGVLPLDVVLSAAGSYDPDGFIGNIEWLFSDGGSYWGATAYHTFDTPGPQTVTMNCYDARGGVGTTSLIINAAGVNLPPVAAANATPNSGHTPLAVQFNSAGSYDADGTIVTYEWAFGDGTGTISNEPNPLHIYANSGTYIATLTVWDDDNASESDTVNITAVSSHHVEYGVNLSLGPNYIEHYEQGEQPVGPIDHEDIIAGYGRVAGVANVGFGVNKARVDLAGTNENNPLFFEYGFATSRYWDSFQFDDPQLNGTHGFFDVTLYVAGSGFVNMSDAYLLSPDTQFDAFWHAVINVSVDGVTDPFGGPIQSGYYAGDWYKDYGSATLDYSGDPLNTYQQTITFEFIYGQAIFMDTFLQCDVSFDNQTSQVAGTLDAVIDLGNSSYWGGIRNLRDAQGNPVTAAGYSSSSGFDYRQSAFAGSPGDIDGDGTVDSIDLNFFVGVLLGSNLDPVHFNRSDLNGDGAADGGDTQAFVDAIMP comes from the coding sequence GTGAGCGCAGCCGCAGGCGATCAATCCGCCCCCGCCATCGCTCGCGGAGGCGATGTACTCCTGGCGGTATGGTCGGATGCGCGCGCCAACGTCACTGGCGGTTACGAAGGCGAAACGTCTCGTGACATCTATGGTGCGCGCCTCGACACGGACGGCAATCTCCTCGATACCGTGCCGATTGCCATCGCGGCGGGCAAGTCTTCGCAGGAAAACCCCAAAGTCGCCTGGAACGGGACCCACTGGCTCGTGGTCTTCGAGAGTTGGGATCTCAACGGCACCGGATACTACTACCAGAAATCAATGGAGGCCGTCCGCGTGGCGCCGTCCGGACAGGTGCTGGATTCCACACCCATCAAACTCTACGGCCTGACCCCCAGCGGCGGTAGTTACTGGGCGCTGGCCAGCGATGGCACAAACTGGGTCGTCGTGAACCAAGGCAGCTCCTCCAGCGGAAACATCTTTGCCGTGCGCATCTCGCCGGCCGGCGTGTTGCTCGATCAACCGACGCACACCCTGGTGGAGGCGACTTATTATGGACGCTCAAACCTGAAGCTGGCCTACTCATCCGGCGTGTTCATACTGACATTTAATGATGAATATGTGAACGGCACCGACAACACCAAGGCCGTGCGGTTCGATAGCAATCTCAATAAACTGGATGGTGCCATGATTCCGCTGCTGTCGACTCCGCTCAGCGACATCGCCGCCAATGACACCGGTTTCTACATCGTCTGGAATCGCCAGGAACCGAACTTCTCCGTCATCGTCGCCGGCTCGCGCCTCAGCACGGCCGGTCAGACACTCGATGGCAACGGCGTCAATCTCTCCGGGACGAAACAGCCCTACGCCTACGCTTCCACGGCCGTCGCGTGGGATGGCGTCAACTGGCGCGTGACGTGGGGCGAGTACAGCACCACCTGGGTGGCCCGCGTGAATGCCGCCGGCCAGGTGCTCGACCCCGGAAGCGTCGCGGTTCCCGGTATACAGACCGGACCCACCGCTGGAACGGGACAAGGCGGCGTCCAACTCGCCTGGACGGAGTACGCGAACAACAACAACGACGTCTACAGCGCCGCCATCACCCCGAGCAGCACGGTCGGATCGGCCAGCACGCTTTCGGTCGGCACTCCCCGGCAGCAGCGCTCCGACATGGCCACCAATGGAGCGGGCTTCATGCTGGTGTACTTCAGCGCGACGGCAAACCAGAACCGCGTCCTCGCCCAGCCGCTCGATGCCAATGGAGAACCACTGATCGCGGCGCCCATTCAACTCGATTCCGGCAGTCCCGCCAGTGGTCCGAGTTATGCAAACGTGGCATGGAACGGCTCCTGCTATCTGGCGGCTTGGGGAAATCCGAGCGGCATCGTGGGCCAACGACTGCTTCCCGACGGGGCCAAAATCGACGCAGCGCCGTTTGTCGTCATGAGCGCGGCCAGCAAGGCGTTTGGTTCGGCGGATGTCGCGGCGCTGGGCGGTGACTTCCTCGTCGTGGGCCGAAAAATCGGAATCAACGCTCAGTACATCTTTCCGGTGGGCGCTCGTGTTCGCGGATCGGATGGCGCCGTGCTTGATGCCGCGCCGCTGGTGCTCGGCGGCTCTTATGTGGGGCGGGTGCCGGCCGTTGTCGCGCTTGGCGGGCGCTGGCTCGCGGCCTGGCATCAGAATTCCACACACGACAATCCCTATGCGAACACGATGGGCGCGTTCGTGGATTCGAACGGTTCGGCGACGCCCGCGTTCACTATTCACACCAGTTTTTCAACAGCCGGAGGCAACGGCATCTTCGAACTGGCGCTGGCCTCCAGCGGAACTGTCGCCATGATGGTGCAATCTCAGGAACTATCGTCGGGGGTCGAAACGGATTTGCTCGCGCGGCTGATCAACGCCGACGGCACCGTTCAGCCCACGATTAATCTCACCCCATGGGTCGGGAACCAATACAAACCGCGTGCGGCATGGGACGGCACGAATTTCATCGTCGCCTATCAGGACCAGAAGAACCGTCTTGCAGATTGGACTCTGGATCAGCTCGATGCGCGAAGCGACCTGTTCGCCATGCGCATTACCCCGACCGGTGCAATTCTGGACCCGCAAGGGTTCGTCTTCTCGGCGTCACCGACAGGCGAAACCGATCCGAACATTGCCGCCCTCAACGGCGTGTCCCTGCTTACCGGCTCGGTCGTGACCAATGACTCAGTCCACGCAAACTACCGCGTGATTTATGAACAGTTCGGAGTCGGCGGAAACAAGTGGCCCGTCGCTGTGACAACGGCCAACCCCACCGGCGGCGATGTGCCAATCGACGTCGCATTCAGCTCTGCGGGATCGGACGATCCCGACGGGGCGATTGCCTCGTACCTTTGGGATTTCGGCGATGGTGCGTCGTCCACGCAGGCCAGCCCAACGCACACCTATTTGGTCGCAGGCCCCTACGCGGCGAAGCTCACTGTGACAGACAACGGCGGAGCGTCGACAACACAGACGGTCCTGGTCAAGGTCGTTGCTCCCAACCAGTTGCCGGTTGCCGTCGCAACCGCTGACCGGTACGCCGGCGTCCTCCCGCTCGACGTGGTGCTCTCCGCAGCGGGTTCGTACGACCCCGACGGCTTCATCGGAAACATCGAATGGCTGTTCAGCGATGGCGGCAGTTACTGGGGGGCAACGGCATATCATACGTTTGACACGCCGGGTCCGCAGACCGTTACGATGAATTGTTACGATGCGCGCGGTGGTGTCGGCACGACAAGCCTGATCATAAACGCCGCAGGCGTCAACTTGCCGCCAGTCGCGGCCGCCAACGCGACACCGAATTCCGGCCATACACCGCTCGCCGTGCAATTCAACTCGGCCGGCTCGTACGACGCGGACGGCACCATCGTCACTTATGAGTGGGCCTTCGGCGACGGGACGGGCACCATTTCCAACGAGCCGAACCCGCTGCATATCTACGCCAACTCCGGTACATACATTGCCACGCTCACCGTGTGGGATGACGACAACGCCAGCGAGAGTGATACCGTCAACATCACCGCGGTGTCGTCGCATCATGTCGAATACGGCGTGAACCTATCGCTCGGGCCGAACTATATCGAGCATTACGAGCAGGGGGAGCAGCCGGTCGGGCCGATCGACCATGAGGACATCATCGCCGGATACGGTCGCGTGGCGGGAGTGGCGAATGTCGGATTCGGCGTGAACAAGGCGCGGGTGGACCTGGCCGGAACCAACGAGAACAATCCTCTGTTCTTTGAATATGGCTTTGCCACCTCGCGTTACTGGGATTCTTTCCAATTCGACGATCCGCAGCTCAATGGCACGCACGGCTTCTTCGACGTGACCCTTTACGTCGCAGGGTCCGGGTTCGTCAACATGAGCGATGCATATCTGCTGTCTCCGGATACCCAGTTCGACGCCTTCTGGCATGCGGTAATCAATGTCTCCGTCGATGGCGTGACCGATCCATTTGGAGGTCCCATTCAGTCGGGCTACTACGCGGGCGATTGGTACAAAGACTATGGTTCCGCAACTCTCGATTATTCTGGCGATCCGCTCAATACCTATCAGCAGACGATCACGTTCGAGTTTATCTACGGCCAGGCGATCTTTATGGACACGTTTCTCCAGTGCGACGTTAGTTTCGACAATCAAACCTCGCAGGTGGCCGGGACACTCGACGCCGTGATCGATCTCGGCAATTCCAGTTACTGGGGCGGTATCAGGAACCTCCGCGACGCGCAAGGCAATCCGGTAACTGCCGCGGGGTATTCCTCCAGCTCCGGCTTCGACTATCGCCAAAGTGCTTTCGCGGGCTCGCCCGGCGATATCGACGGCGACGGCACGGTGGACTCGATCGACCTGAACTTCTTCGTCGGCGTGCTGTTGGGGAGTAACCTGGATCCTGTTCATTTCAATCGTTCAGATTTGAACGGCGACGGCGCGGCCGACGGCGGCGATACTCAAGCGTTCGTCGATGCGATCATGCCGTGA
- a CDS encoding sigma-54 dependent transcriptional regulator produces MARILIVEDEPILRQNIADRLRAEGHEVVDTGTGEAGVELATLLAPDLVLTDLRLPGMDGLRVLRDVKRINPRTMVVMLTAHGSEKSAVDALREGAYDYLHKPVDLKELALLIERAVSHCRALDGLEYLRETERQKGTLAALIGVSANIRDVKNLVRQLASSPAVGLQDPPTVLITGETGCGKDLIAHAIHYEGPRKNGPFVHVNCTAISETLFESELFGHVKGSFTDARTNKKGLFQVAEGGTIFLDEIGHMGPAMQAKLLLALEKRTIRPIGATDERLINVHIIAATNRDLQEAINKNDFRPDLFHRLRVFEIHVLPLRQRPEDILPIAETFTKKHAKRFSKPTPVLSSAASAALKRFHWPGNVRELSHTLESAILTCDETELSEKHLRLDALSIPSAGQFKSPGRFVMEMDFEGGTPTLEQAEQQIIRAAFEYSGRNLRKTARILGLSREAIRYRLAKAEVKPAAE; encoded by the coding sequence ATGGCCCGAATTCTGATCGTTGAGGACGAACCGATTCTGCGGCAGAACATTGCGGATCGGTTGCGCGCCGAGGGGCATGAAGTTGTCGATACGGGCACGGGCGAAGCCGGCGTCGAATTGGCTACCCTGTTGGCGCCCGACCTCGTCCTTACGGATTTGCGCCTGCCCGGAATGGACGGCTTACGCGTCCTACGGGACGTGAAACGAATCAATCCCCGAACGATGGTGGTGATGCTGACCGCTCACGGGTCGGAGAAATCCGCCGTGGACGCCTTGCGTGAGGGCGCTTACGACTACCTTCACAAACCCGTCGACCTGAAGGAGCTCGCATTACTGATCGAGCGCGCCGTCAGCCATTGCCGCGCGCTCGACGGGTTGGAGTATCTTCGCGAGACTGAGCGGCAAAAGGGAACTCTCGCGGCGCTCATCGGCGTCTCCGCGAATATCCGAGACGTTAAGAATCTGGTCCGTCAATTGGCCTCGTCACCAGCCGTCGGCCTCCAAGACCCTCCTACGGTCCTCATCACCGGAGAAACAGGCTGTGGAAAGGACCTCATCGCCCACGCGATTCACTACGAAGGTCCGCGCAAAAACGGCCCGTTCGTTCATGTCAACTGCACGGCGATCTCCGAGACGCTTTTCGAAAGCGAGCTGTTCGGACACGTTAAAGGCTCTTTCACCGACGCTCGAACGAACAAGAAGGGCTTGTTTCAAGTCGCCGAGGGAGGGACGATTTTTCTCGACGAAATCGGTCACATGGGCCCCGCCATGCAGGCCAAGCTGCTGCTCGCACTTGAAAAACGCACCATACGGCCCATTGGGGCGACCGACGAAAGGCTCATCAACGTCCACATCATTGCGGCTACGAATCGGGACCTCCAAGAAGCGATTAACAAGAACGACTTTCGCCCGGACCTGTTCCACCGACTCCGGGTGTTTGAGATTCACGTCCTTCCGCTCCGGCAACGGCCCGAGGATATTCTCCCCATTGCGGAGACGTTCACAAAAAAGCACGCCAAGAGATTCTCCAAGCCGACTCCCGTCCTTTCCAGCGCCGCGTCCGCGGCACTCAAGCGGTTCCATTGGCCGGGCAATGTTCGCGAACTCTCCCACACCCTTGAGAGCGCCATCTTGACGTGCGACGAAACTGAACTCAGCGAAAAACACCTTCGCTTGGACGCTCTGTCAATTCCTTCCGCCGGACAATTCAAATCACCAGGGCGGTTCGTCATGGAAATGGACTTTGAAGGCGGGACCCCGACACTGGAACAGGCCGAACAGCAGATCATCCGCGCCGCTTTTGAATATTCCGGCCGCAATCTGCGCAAGACGGCGCGCATCCTCGGACTCAGCCGCGAAGCGATACGCTACCGGCTGGCGAAGGCCGAGGTTAAGCCCGCCGCGGAATAA